The Armatimonadota bacterium genome includes a window with the following:
- the hrcA gene encoding heat-inducible transcription repressor HrcA, with the protein MDQRKQQILRVVVRKYVATAEPVSSDYISSSSGLGVKSATVRNEMAAMSEMGYLLQPHTSAGRIPSDLGYRYYVDRLMPRDPQVMRHLPPMETGLMREHTAVDDLIAATCRMLSAVTHLTALATTPLASGIKLKYLDLQEVSGGRILALSVWSNGQARQAILEAPVAGILLGQVRKAVCTAYLNRTSEDILSGSCQAELQPGPATVLGGRVREFLEHAARDVSLPEVIVDGTGYFVRQPEFREQPGLELVLSVLEDETTMGQLLLAAGAGEKPQVVIGGENPIEVMRSCSLVAASYGSWSGVRGSIGVCGPTRMDYDRSVSAVGLAARALSSALDALLPA; encoded by the coding sequence ATGGACCAGCGCAAGCAGCAGATTCTCCGTGTGGTCGTGCGGAAGTACGTGGCGACGGCGGAGCCGGTGTCTTCGGATTATATCAGCTCCAGCTCCGGCCTCGGCGTCAAGTCGGCCACCGTGCGGAACGAAATGGCGGCGATGTCGGAGATGGGCTACCTCCTGCAGCCCCATACCAGTGCGGGCCGCATCCCGTCGGACCTGGGCTATCGTTACTATGTGGATCGCCTGATGCCCCGCGATCCCCAGGTGATGCGCCATCTGCCGCCCATGGAGACCGGCTTGATGCGGGAGCATACGGCGGTGGATGATCTGATCGCCGCGACCTGCCGGATGCTGTCTGCTGTCACCCACCTCACCGCCCTCGCCACAACCCCGCTCGCTTCAGGGATCAAACTGAAGTATCTTGACCTTCAGGAGGTTTCCGGGGGCAGGATCCTTGCTCTGAGCGTCTGGTCCAACGGCCAGGCGCGGCAGGCCATTCTGGAAGCGCCGGTTGCGGGAATACTTCTGGGGCAGGTGCGCAAAGCCGTGTGTACGGCGTATCTCAACCGCACGTCCGAGGATATCCTAAGCGGGAGCTGTCAGGCGGAACTCCAGCCCGGCCCCGCCACGGTTCTGGGAGGGCGGGTGCGCGAGTTCCTGGAGCACGCCGCGCGCGATGTAAGCCTGCCCGAGGTCATCGTGGACGGCACCGGCTACTTCGTCAGGCAGCCGGAGTTCCGGGAGCAGCCTGGCCTGGAGCTCGTGCTGTCCGTGCTGGAGGATGAGACGACCATGGGGCAGCTCCTGCTGGCCGCCGGAGCGGGGGAAAAGCCGCAGGTGGTCATCGGCGGGGAGAACCCCATCGAGGTTATGCGTTCCTGCAGTCTGGTGGCCGCCTCTTACGGCTCCTGGAGCGGAGTGCGGGGCAGCATTGGAGTCTGCGGACCCACCCGGATGGATTATGATCGCTCCGTGAGCGCCGTCGGGCTGGCGGCACGGGCGCTCTCGTCCGCTCTGGACGCCCTCCTGCCGGCCTGA
- a CDS encoding 5'-methylthioadenosine phosphorylase, with translation MRLPDDVEIGVFGGTGLYSLLENAAEHRVETPYGPPSDSVMVGELAGRKVAFLPRHGRQHTIPPHAIPYLANVFAFKKLGVSRIIAPSACGSLQPEIHPGSFVVSDQFVDRTRGRKDTFYDGPVVTHVSTAEPYCPELRELACQVISGLGIPLHRQGTCVVVQGPRFSTRAESRFFTECGWHTVNMTQYPEVVLARELEMCYVNISLVTDYDAGIVATDGSGHAVTTDVMAVLQQNSRSVRDVIREMISRMPRTRSCGCGNVLETSRIE, from the coding sequence ATGCGGTTGCCGGACGACGTGGAGATCGGTGTCTTCGGCGGAACAGGTCTTTATTCTCTGCTGGAAAACGCAGCCGAGCATCGGGTGGAGACTCCTTACGGTCCTCCCAGCGACTCCGTGATGGTGGGGGAGCTTGCCGGCAGGAAGGTGGCTTTCCTGCCCCGACACGGCCGACAGCACACCATTCCACCCCACGCCATCCCCTATCTGGCGAATGTGTTTGCCTTCAAGAAGCTGGGCGTTTCGCGGATCATAGCGCCGTCCGCCTGCGGAAGCCTTCAGCCGGAGATCCACCCGGGGAGTTTCGTGGTCTCGGATCAGTTCGTGGACCGGACACGAGGCCGGAAGGACACCTTCTACGATGGCCCCGTCGTTACTCACGTAAGCACCGCGGAGCCTTACTGCCCCGAACTGCGCGAGCTTGCCTGTCAGGTGATCTCCGGTCTGGGTATCCCGCTTCACCGGCAGGGCACATGTGTGGTGGTGCAGGGGCCGCGCTTCAGCACCCGGGCGGAGAGCCGTTTCTTCACGGAGTGCGGCTGGCATACAGTCAATATGACCCAGTACCCGGAGGTGGTTCTGGCGCGCGAGCTCGAGATGTGCTACGTCAACATCTCGCTGGTCACCGACTACGACGCAGGGATCGTGGCGACGGACGGCAGTGGGCACGCTGTCACCACGGATGTGATGGCCGTGCTTCAGCAGAACAGCCGCAGCGTGCGGGATGTGATCCGGGAGATGATCTCCAGGATGCCCCGCACGCGCTCGTGCGGCTGCGGGAATGTGCTGGAGACCAGCCGCATTGAATGA
- the mtnA gene encoding methylthioribose-1-phosphate isomerase: protein MNEIPDNSPLRTVEWVDGQLALIDQTRIPLALEYVRLSTPEEVEAAIRTMVVRGAPAIGAAGAYGVALALQRWCGRDAFERDLQRLRDARPTAVNLRWAVDRAASAAAQWLDREDPAGALDAVLREAHAIAREDEEANRSIARYGLDLVPEDSTILTHCNTGDLATVTGGTALGIIREAFRAGRRVRVFADETRPRFQGLKLTGWELGRAGIPVTVIPDGAAASLMKSGQVDLVIVGADRIAANGDVANKIGTYGVAVCARAHGVPFYVAAPTSTFDLSCPSGQSIPIEERDALEVLEPAGLEAPPPGARVFNPAFDVTPADLVSAIVTEKGILQGDYVRAIRDLFAPGS from the coding sequence TTGAATGAAATCCCAGACAATTCTCCTCTCCGGACAGTGGAGTGGGTGGACGGGCAACTGGCGCTGATAGACCAGACGCGCATTCCGCTTGCCCTGGAGTATGTCCGTCTCTCGACGCCGGAGGAAGTGGAGGCGGCCATCCGCACAATGGTGGTGAGGGGCGCTCCGGCCATCGGAGCTGCTGGCGCTTACGGTGTTGCTCTTGCTCTGCAACGCTGGTGCGGGCGCGATGCCTTCGAACGCGATCTGCAACGCCTGCGGGATGCACGCCCCACTGCCGTCAACCTGCGATGGGCGGTGGATCGCGCAGCTTCCGCTGCAGCGCAGTGGCTGGACCGCGAAGACCCCGCCGGGGCGCTGGATGCAGTACTTCGCGAGGCCCACGCCATTGCGCGGGAAGACGAAGAGGCAAACCGCTCCATTGCCCGTTATGGGCTGGATCTCGTGCCTGAGGATTCCACCATCCTGACCCACTGCAACACGGGCGATCTGGCCACCGTGACGGGTGGGACGGCGCTGGGCATCATCCGGGAGGCTTTCCGGGCGGGACGAAGGGTCCGCGTGTTCGCGGACGAAACACGTCCGCGCTTTCAGGGCCTCAAGCTGACAGGGTGGGAGCTGGGACGGGCGGGTATCCCGGTGACAGTCATTCCCGACGGAGCGGCGGCCAGCCTCATGAAGTCGGGACAGGTTGATCTGGTCATCGTGGGCGCCGACCGGATCGCCGCAAACGGGGACGTCGCGAACAAGATCGGCACCTACGGCGTGGCGGTGTGCGCCCGAGCCCATGGGGTGCCGTTCTACGTTGCCGCTCCCACTTCCACTTTCGACCTTTCCTGCCCGTCAGGCCAGTCCATTCCCATCGAGGAGCGTGACGCCCTGGAGGTGCTGGAGCCGGCCGGGCTGGAAGCGCCCCCGCCGGGAGCGCGGGTGTTCAACCCGGCCTTCGATGTCACCCCGGCTGATCTGGTGAGCGCCATCGTTACGGAGAAGGGCATCCTTCAAGGGGATTATGTGCGCGCCATCAGGGATCTTTTCGCGCCGGGGTCGTAG
- a CDS encoding adenine phosphoribosyltransferase: MENSAPLRAESLIRSIPDFPQKGVLFRDITPVLADADAFREVMDRLVELARQLRPDRILGIESRGFLMGAPIALELGLGFALARKEGKLPADKIREEYALEYGTNVLELHSDAVHPGERVVVVDDLLATGGTAAAAGRMVQRLGGITAGFLFFIELEFLKGRSRLEGYPVHSLVRF; this comes from the coding sequence ATGGAGAACAGTGCGCCGTTGAGGGCCGAGTCCCTCATCCGCTCGATTCCGGACTTCCCTCAAAAGGGGGTATTGTTCCGCGACATCACGCCCGTACTTGCGGACGCCGATGCATTCCGGGAGGTGATGGACCGGCTGGTGGAGCTGGCCCGTCAGCTCAGGCCGGACCGGATTCTGGGAATTGAGTCCCGCGGCTTCCTGATGGGTGCGCCCATCGCGCTGGAACTCGGTCTGGGCTTTGCGCTTGCCCGCAAGGAGGGCAAGCTTCCTGCCGACAAGATCCGGGAAGAGTATGCTCTGGAGTATGGCACCAACGTGCTGGAGCTTCACAGCGATGCGGTCCATCCGGGCGAACGCGTGGTCGTGGTGGACGATCTGCTGGCCACCGGAGGGACAGCTGCTGCCGCAGGCCGGATGGTTCAGCGTCTGGGAGGCATCACGGCGGGCTTTCTCTTCTTCATAGAGCTCGAGTTCCTCAAGGGCAGAAGCCGGTTGGAGGGCTATCCCGTTCACAGCCTGGTGCGCTTTTAG
- the rnc gene encoding ribonuclease 3 — MEERQPAAVSLEELRALQQRLGVEISDLELLRQALTHRSFLGETTGFQSNERLEFLGDSVLGLVVAEYLYHHLEGRPEGDLSRARAVAVSEPTLAEAARSLDLQSALQVSTGERLSGGLDRDSILSDTYEAVVAVIYLDRGLDAAREFVLRTLSDVLHRIEEGSHLRDFKSQLQQLTQARHRVTPRYHVVQESGADHDKTFVVEVEVNGKRLGRGVGKSKKQAEQAAAEQALSRGLFMDAPEEG; from the coding sequence GTGGAAGAGCGTCAACCGGCCGCCGTATCGCTTGAGGAACTCCGGGCGCTGCAGCAGCGCCTCGGTGTTGAGATCAGCGATCTGGAGTTGCTGCGGCAGGCTCTGACGCACCGCTCCTTTCTTGGAGAGACCACCGGCTTTCAGAGCAACGAACGTCTCGAGTTCCTGGGAGACTCGGTTCTCGGACTGGTCGTCGCGGAATACCTTTACCACCATCTGGAGGGCCGCCCCGAGGGCGATCTCTCCCGCGCCAGGGCCGTTGCGGTGAGCGAGCCGACGCTGGCGGAGGCGGCTCGCAGCCTGGACCTCCAGAGCGCCCTGCAGGTGTCCACGGGCGAGCGTCTCTCGGGAGGGCTGGACCGCGACTCTATCCTTTCGGATACATACGAGGCGGTGGTCGCGGTCATCTATCTGGACAGGGGTCTGGATGCGGCCCGCGAGTTCGTGTTGCGCACGCTGAGCGACGTCCTGCACCGCATAGAGGAAGGCTCCCACCTGCGGGATTTCAAGTCTCAACTCCAGCAGCTGACGCAGGCGCGCCATCGTGTTACCCCGCGATACCACGTGGTCCAGGAGTCTGGCGCCGATCACGATAAAACCTTCGTTGTGGAGGTGGAGGTGAATGGGAAGCGCCTGGGGCGCGGCGTGGGCAAGAGCAAGAAGCAGGCCGAGCAGGCCGCCGCGGAGCAGGCGCTGAGCAGGGGACTGTTTATGGACGCGCCGGAGGAGGGCTGA